The proteins below are encoded in one region of Gemmatimonadota bacterium:
- a CDS encoding Rpn family recombination-promoting nuclease/putative transposase: MAEFDTISKHLIQKYPDDFASFTLGSEDIEVLAVIDTEQYTVEARQTDSLIRVRMGDEEVLVHNEFQTTDSTNPPMPRRMAGYIGRAIEHHGLPIYSNVIYLRPNAGQRDTGYYVQEHLHYEITIRYRVIRLIEIEGERVLESGQSGLIPFTPLMKPPEGMASDVWLHQCIHTARTRPIARSSRADYLAGMVALSELVYASETISDIILKEGIMDILRESSLFQSLTQQSREEAFEEGIEQGIEQGIEQGGRERAIEDLLDVLEIRFDLRQADPLSARISAIEDLQRLKQLHRAAIQVSNLDEFERMLDSTT, from the coding sequence CGATACGATATCCAAACACCTGATTCAGAAATATCCCGACGACTTTGCCAGCTTCACCCTCGGGAGCGAGGACATTGAAGTTCTTGCTGTCATTGACACAGAGCAATACACTGTTGAAGCACGCCAAACCGATAGCCTGATTCGCGTGCGTATGGGTGACGAGGAGGTATTGGTCCACAACGAGTTTCAAACGACTGACAGCACCAATCCACCCATGCCACGCCGCATGGCGGGCTATATCGGACGTGCCATTGAGCATCACGGTCTGCCGATTTATTCCAATGTCATCTACCTGCGTCCCAATGCGGGGCAACGCGATACCGGGTACTATGTCCAGGAGCATCTCCACTACGAAATCACGATTCGGTATCGCGTGATCAGACTGATTGAGATAGAAGGCGAGCGTGTCCTCGAATCGGGGCAATCGGGTCTGATCCCATTCACGCCATTGATGAAGCCACCTGAAGGGATGGCCTCGGATGTGTGGTTGCATCAGTGTATTCATACGGCTCGGACGCGCCCCATCGCTCGGTCATCCAGAGCCGATTATCTCGCAGGCATGGTGGCGTTGAGCGAGTTAGTATATGCTTCTGAAACCATTTCTGATATCATATTAAAGGAGGGCATCATGGACATCTTGCGCGAATCATCACTTTTTCAATCCCTTACCCAGCAAAGTAGAGAGGAAGCTTTTGAGGAAGGCATTGAGCAAGGCATTGAGCAGGGCATTGAGCAAGGGGGTAGAGAACGCGCTATTGAAGACCTCCTCGACGTGTTGGAGATCCGATTTGATCTCCGCCAGGCAGATCCCTTATCTGCTCGCATTTCAGCTATTGAAGATTTACAACGCCTCAAGCAGTTGCACCGCGCGGCGATACAAGTGTCCAATCTTGATGAATTTGAACGCATGTTAGATTCAACGACGTGA
- the recQ gene encoding DNA helicase RecQ: MKKISSIPIYTIGYGSRSIEQFIEVLQQHEIAYLIDVRSTPYSRYKPEFSKEALEEKLQQYRIRYVFMGDTLGGHPDDETCYDEKGQVDYEKVKDTEVYQRGLERLQTAFAQQQCIALMCSEGKPEHCHRSKLIGASLTAQDLPVIHIDENDEQQMQDDVIERLTKGQMFLSAQEVLKDVFGYEQFRPLQETIISHILNRHDALVVLPTGGGKSLCYQLPALIFNGVTVVVSPLISLMQDQVMQLQQRDVCAAFLNSTLSQREYVATMQRVKRGEIKLLYVAPETLLRPEILLMLDESHVACLAIDEAHCISQWGHDFRPEYRQLVSVRERFRNAVCVALTATATPRVQQDIKQLLKIQAKNEFIASFDRENLFMGIELKEVVLQQTLAFLNAHCDESGIIYCQTKKQVESLFRNLVERGISALPYHADLDSETRKQNQAAFINGGTQVIVATIAFGMGIDKEDVRFILHIGLPKEPESYYQEIGRAGRDGHRADCLLLFNHGDVDTIKYFIDQGAPSEREGALKRLQTLVDWVTSAACRRKGLLAYFGEHYEKQNCGMCDNCRQAEMERVDLTDPARKFLSSVIETKQIFGVEHIINVLLGSKAKKVVKNRHHQLSTYGTGREYDKTQWKNLVLQFLQHGLLNRDLQHGSLKLRHDGREVIRGKMQFWGFPVDSADHITEEPVCDTTSEESNEYSHELFEQLRTKRRELSEAEHVPAFVVFHDRTLREMAAQLPQSVEAFGQVSGVGPVKLKKYADVFLPIICDYCQKHGRNFHAHKQGQLDSGSSART; the protein is encoded by the coding sequence ATGAAAAAAATATCATCCATCCCAATTTACACCATCGGTTACGGTAGCCGTTCCATTGAGCAATTCATCGAAGTACTACAACAACATGAAATTGCCTACCTTATTGATGTGCGCTCAACTCCCTATTCTCGCTATAAACCCGAATTTTCCAAAGAGGCACTGGAGGAGAAGCTGCAACAGTACCGGATTCGATATGTGTTCATGGGCGACACGTTGGGCGGACATCCCGACGACGAAACTTGTTATGATGAGAAAGGGCAGGTAGATTACGAAAAGGTAAAGGATACCGAAGTCTATCAGAGGGGACTTGAACGTCTCCAAACAGCCTTTGCTCAACAACAATGTATTGCTCTCATGTGTAGCGAAGGAAAGCCGGAACACTGCCATCGAAGCAAACTCATCGGAGCATCGCTCACGGCACAGGACCTCCCTGTGATTCATATTGATGAAAACGACGAGCAGCAGATGCAGGATGACGTTATTGAGCGTCTGACAAAAGGACAAATGTTTCTGTCAGCCCAAGAGGTGCTCAAAGACGTTTTTGGATATGAACAGTTCCGACCTTTGCAGGAGACAATAATCAGCCACATTCTCAACCGGCACGATGCGCTGGTCGTTCTGCCAACGGGAGGTGGGAAGTCGCTCTGCTATCAACTGCCCGCCCTTATCTTCAATGGCGTAACGGTTGTCGTATCTCCGTTGATTTCGCTTATGCAAGACCAGGTGATGCAGTTGCAACAGCGGGATGTTTGCGCCGCTTTTCTCAACAGTACCCTTAGCCAGCGTGAATATGTTGCCACAATGCAGCGTGTCAAAAGGGGTGAAATTAAGCTACTTTACGTCGCTCCTGAAACGCTCCTGCGGCCTGAGATTTTGTTGATGCTTGATGAGTCACATGTAGCCTGCCTTGCAATTGATGAAGCACACTGTATTTCACAGTGGGGCCACGATTTTCGTCCAGAGTATCGACAACTGGTTTCCGTTCGTGAACGATTCAGGAACGCTGTCTGCGTCGCGCTGACAGCTACTGCTACTCCACGGGTTCAACAGGACATCAAACAATTGCTCAAAATTCAGGCGAAAAATGAATTCATTGCCAGTTTTGACCGGGAAAATCTCTTCATGGGAATTGAATTAAAAGAGGTGGTGCTACAGCAGACGCTTGCATTTCTCAATGCCCATTGTGATGAATCCGGTATCATCTACTGCCAGACGAAGAAACAAGTTGAATCGCTGTTTCGCAATTTAGTTGAACGTGGGATCTCGGCACTTCCCTATCATGCAGACCTGGATAGCGAAACCCGTAAGCAGAATCAGGCAGCTTTCATCAATGGGGGCACCCAGGTGATAGTCGCAACAATAGCTTTTGGAATGGGGATTGATAAAGAAGATGTACGTTTTATACTACATATAGGATTGCCAAAGGAACCTGAGTCTTACTATCAGGAGATTGGGCGGGCTGGTCGGGATGGACATCGCGCGGATTGCCTTTTACTGTTCAATCACGGTGATGTTGACACCATCAAATATTTCATAGATCAAGGTGCGCCATCTGAGCGAGAAGGAGCTTTGAAACGATTACAGACGCTTGTTGATTGGGTAACTTCTGCAGCGTGTCGCCGCAAAGGATTATTAGCTTATTTCGGAGAGCATTATGAAAAACAGAATTGTGGAATGTGTGATAACTGTCGTCAGGCGGAAATGGAGCGAGTTGACCTAACAGATCCGGCTCGCAAATTCCTCTCTTCTGTTATCGAAACAAAGCAAATTTTCGGTGTAGAGCATATTATCAATGTATTACTCGGTTCAAAAGCAAAGAAGGTTGTTAAGAACCGACACCACCAACTCTCCACCTATGGCACTGGCAGGGAATATGACAAAACACAATGGAAAAATCTGGTACTACAATTCCTCCAACATGGGCTTCTCAATCGCGATCTACAACACGGCAGTCTCAAGCTGAGGCATGATGGGCGTGAGGTGATCAGAGGCAAAATGCAGTTTTGGGGATTTCCAGTGGATTCGGCAGATCATATAACTGAAGAACCTGTTTGTGATACAACATCCGAAGAATCAAACGAATATAGTCATGAACTTTTCGAGCAACTTCGCACTAAACGCAGAGAGTTATCGGAAGCTGAACACGTACCAGCGTTCGTTGTTTTTCACGACAGGACGTTGCGAGAAATGGCTGCCCAATTACCACAATCGGTGGAAGCATTCGGACAGGTTTCAGGTGTCGGTCCTGTGAAACTTAAGAAATATGCCGATGTCTTTTTGCCTATCATTTGTGATTATTGCCAAAAACACGGGCGAAATTTTCATGCCCACAAGCAGGGTCAATTGGATTCTGGTTCATCCGCCAGGACCTGA